One window of the Candidatus Baltobacteraceae bacterium genome contains the following:
- a CDS encoding lmo0937 family membrane protein, producing the protein MAGLASLIWTLIVILFVLWLLGFLLHVGGALIHILLVVAVVLIIVNLLTGRGARV; encoded by the coding sequence GTGGCAGGACTCGCAAGCCTGATTTGGACGCTGATCGTAATCTTGTTCGTGTTATGGTTGCTCGGCTTTTTGCTCCACGTCGGCGGCGCGCTGATTCACATCTTGCTCGTGGTCGCGGTGGTGCTGATCATCGTCAACCTCCTCACAGGCCGCGGCGCGAGGGTCTAA
- a CDS encoding SDR family oxidoreductase: protein MRLHDKVAIVTGGDTGIGKAIAARMAREGASVVIDYHGDAEPATALVEEIENFGGRAYAVAADISKADEVDELVKAAVVHFGQLDVLVNNAGVEEKHPFLEMPLEVWKKVIAIDLTGPWLCSQRAAQQMVHQRAGGRIINISSVHEDITMPTNAPYCAAKGGLRMLMRTIAVELAPHGITVNNVCPGAVDTPMDARLERSPKQYEALLDEIPLHRMGKPEEVASMCVYLASEEASYVTGASFIIDGGMTKQSGSL, encoded by the coding sequence ATGCGCCTTCACGATAAGGTCGCGATCGTTACCGGCGGCGACACCGGAATCGGCAAGGCAATCGCAGCCCGCATGGCTCGTGAGGGCGCCAGCGTCGTCATCGATTATCACGGCGACGCTGAGCCGGCGACCGCGCTGGTGGAGGAAATCGAGAATTTCGGCGGCCGCGCCTATGCGGTCGCTGCCGACATCTCAAAGGCGGACGAGGTCGACGAGCTCGTCAAGGCTGCGGTCGTGCATTTCGGACAGCTCGACGTGCTGGTGAATAACGCCGGCGTCGAGGAGAAGCATCCGTTTCTGGAAATGCCGCTCGAGGTCTGGAAAAAAGTGATCGCGATCGATTTGACCGGTCCCTGGCTGTGCTCGCAGCGCGCCGCGCAGCAGATGGTTCATCAGCGCGCAGGCGGCCGGATCATCAACATCAGCTCGGTGCACGAGGACATCACGATGCCGACCAATGCGCCGTACTGCGCCGCCAAGGGCGGCTTGCGGATGCTGATGCGTACGATCGCCGTCGAGCTTGCGCCACATGGAATCACGGTCAACAACGTCTGCCCGGGCGCGGTCGACACGCCGATGGACGCGCGGCTCGAGCGCAGTCCAAAACAGTACGAAGCCTTGCTCGACGAGATTCCGCTGCATCGCATGGGCAAGCCCGAGGAAGTGGCCTCGATGTGCGTGTATTTGGCCTCGGAGGAGGCATCCTACGTGACCGGGGCATCGTTCATCATCGACGGTGGAATGACGAAGCAATCAGGAAGCCTGTGA
- a CDS encoding enolase C-terminal domain-like protein, giving the protein MSVAVARQGHGCPVAGLDVSVYRVPTDGGAESDGTARWDATTMVLVEIHAAGKTGMGYTYADEATALVVERELRAVLEGADALETARRYHELQTAVRNMGRDGIAAMAISAVDIALWDLRGKIFGVPVYALIGAARDSAPVYGSGGFTSYGADRLRRQLRAWVDAGIPRVKMKIGSDPAADIPRVAEARRAIGDRTELFVDANGAYSRKQAMRFADELARLGVTWFEEPVYHQDFEGLSQVRERAPAGMDIAAGEYGYEPAHFWRMLEAKTVDCLQADATRCGGFSGLLAVDGLCQSAMLPLSTHCGPHVQLHAALGCKMLRHMEYFYDHARIERMFFDGASEPIDGSLYPDPSRPGIGLQLRRADARRYQL; this is encoded by the coding sequence ATGAGCGTCGCAGTTGCGCGGCAGGGTCACGGTTGTCCCGTCGCGGGACTCGACGTCTCGGTGTATCGCGTGCCGACCGACGGCGGCGCCGAGAGCGACGGCACCGCGCGCTGGGACGCGACCACGATGGTGCTGGTCGAAATCCACGCCGCCGGCAAGACGGGGATGGGATACACCTACGCGGACGAAGCGACCGCGCTCGTCGTCGAACGCGAACTGCGCGCGGTGCTCGAGGGCGCCGACGCGCTCGAAACCGCGCGGCGATACCACGAACTGCAAACGGCCGTCCGCAATATGGGCCGCGACGGTATTGCGGCGATGGCGATCTCGGCGGTCGATATCGCGCTGTGGGATTTACGCGGCAAGATCTTCGGCGTGCCGGTGTACGCGCTGATCGGCGCGGCGCGCGATTCCGCTCCGGTATACGGGAGCGGCGGGTTTACCTCGTATGGCGCGGATCGATTACGCCGCCAGCTGCGCGCGTGGGTCGACGCGGGCATCCCGCGTGTCAAGATGAAGATCGGAAGCGATCCGGCGGCCGACATCCCGCGTGTTGCCGAGGCGCGTCGCGCGATCGGCGATCGCACCGAACTGTTCGTCGATGCGAACGGCGCGTACTCGCGCAAGCAGGCCATGCGCTTTGCCGACGAACTCGCACGGCTTGGGGTAACCTGGTTCGAGGAGCCGGTCTATCACCAGGATTTCGAGGGATTGAGCCAAGTGCGCGAGCGCGCGCCGGCCGGTATGGATATCGCCGCGGGCGAGTACGGCTACGAGCCGGCCCATTTTTGGCGCATGCTCGAGGCGAAGACTGTCGACTGCCTGCAAGCCGATGCAACCCGCTGCGGCGGGTTCAGCGGTTTGCTGGCGGTGGACGGACTGTGCCAGAGCGCGATGCTCCCGCTCTCGACGCACTGCGGCCCGCACGTGCAATTGCACGCCGCGCTCGGTTGCAAGATGCTGCGGCATATGGAGTATTTCTACGATCATGCGCGCATCGAGCGCATGTTCTTCGACGGTGCGAGCGAGCCGATCGACGGTTCGCTCTATCCCGATCCTTCCCGACCCGGCATCGGGTTGCAACTTCGCCGTGCCGACGCGCGGCGATACCAATTGTAG
- a CDS encoding TonB-dependent receptor: MLHHRHPAALAIALCVLALLPAGRALADASPAIVGTVASSDGALIAGAIVQLRGDGPGATVRSDKNGQFIFAAEPPGTYTISVYARGYETVAGRTVTIGGGRTLEVRFALPKQQVGALTTIVDVTSNGAPLLSTSSVPSVNVNAQAYAAQGVERTSDILESELSTTVYPILGGGLNAPAVVALRGPDPSETLVDVDGHQVNNGNTGDFDLSLLDPADLQDIQIVYGIAPSALYGPNTLGGALNVVTLQPTTQEHALERFSFGSFGTENGTLEATGSDQRFGYALSFHRYDSAGQLDNTPFPNTSDNNGSSVGTSPIGNDMTASSTLANLRYQFGNGGFAGISFHNQAVYRDLSAVLSSTCAPGDCTIPNTGLPNTTEQFDNAGGSSVSSNNDAYGLDLELPLQRALDGTPLTTAIFRHQTSLVTQDVNGQAAGSSPYLYNDRDLIADDTLEFDHALPKGSLDLKFAVTNEALVTDNVLGTIYADSVLRGVPDAVTRYGANALPFDSVSDNYSDSTVQRLGQTQRWVGLSYEVNPTAKLHYSFATYYSDYSSFGYSFDPRLGIVWTPTSDTTVRGSIGNTFQSPQLPTFIMPGPDEAIPVVDGKASVGNPNATAERATSMDVGVEHLFHPDGRPFHVSLDAYRTNLHNGVADFIGPGDCAGSVTLAEATSENCLTYPVNVTHEVYEGIELRTDYALTAKTQLHLDYDIDSAYIVSFPTLAADDVVPYVQDLGVPLHKINLTIEHQPNSGLSYYAGLLYEGQYNELNLPPYATLRAGITWHLPHGLDVALTGENLTNAYDFLTTRENGGVPYPQTTGPLLTPAYALPGRRFLIIVTHKT; encoded by the coding sequence ATGCTGCATCACCGCCACCCGGCCGCCTTAGCCATCGCGCTGTGCGTCCTCGCCCTGCTGCCGGCAGGACGCGCCCTGGCCGACGCGAGTCCGGCGATCGTCGGAACGGTGGCGAGTTCGGACGGCGCGCTCATTGCCGGCGCGATCGTGCAGCTTCGCGGTGACGGTCCGGGCGCGACGGTTCGCAGCGACAAGAACGGCCAATTCATCTTTGCCGCTGAGCCGCCCGGAACGTACACGATCTCCGTCTATGCGCGTGGATATGAAACGGTCGCGGGCCGGACGGTGACGATCGGCGGCGGGCGAACGCTCGAAGTGCGATTTGCGCTCCCGAAACAGCAAGTCGGCGCGCTCACGACGATCGTCGACGTCACCAGCAACGGTGCGCCGTTGCTCTCGACCTCATCGGTGCCGAGCGTGAACGTGAACGCGCAAGCCTACGCGGCACAGGGTGTCGAGCGTACCAGCGACATTCTCGAATCCGAACTATCGACGACCGTGTATCCGATTCTCGGCGGCGGACTCAACGCTCCCGCGGTCGTCGCATTGCGCGGTCCCGATCCCAGCGAGACATTGGTCGACGTCGACGGGCATCAAGTCAACAACGGAAACACCGGCGATTTCGATCTTTCGCTGCTCGATCCGGCGGATCTGCAGGACATCCAGATCGTTTACGGCATCGCCCCCTCCGCGCTCTACGGCCCCAATACGCTCGGCGGAGCGCTCAACGTCGTCACGCTGCAGCCGACGACACAGGAACATGCGCTCGAGCGTTTTTCGTTCGGCTCCTTCGGTACCGAGAACGGTACGTTAGAAGCAACCGGGAGCGATCAACGCTTCGGCTACGCGCTCTCGTTTCACCGCTACGATTCGGCGGGTCAGCTCGATAACACGCCCTTCCCGAATACGTCGGACAACAACGGCAGCAGTGTCGGCACGTCGCCGATCGGCAACGACATGACGGCAAGCTCGACGCTCGCGAACCTCCGCTATCAGTTCGGAAATGGCGGGTTTGCCGGCATCTCGTTTCACAATCAGGCGGTCTACCGCGATCTCTCGGCCGTGCTGTCGTCGACCTGCGCTCCCGGGGATTGCACGATTCCGAATACCGGGTTGCCGAACACCACCGAACAATTCGACAACGCCGGCGGTTCTTCGGTGTCTTCGAACAACGACGCGTACGGGCTCGATCTCGAGCTTCCGCTGCAGCGCGCGCTCGACGGAACGCCCTTGACGACCGCGATCTTTCGCCATCAAACCTCGCTCGTGACCCAGGACGTGAACGGTCAAGCGGCCGGCTCCTCACCGTACCTGTACAACGACCGCGATCTCATCGCCGACGACACGCTCGAGTTTGATCATGCGCTGCCGAAAGGCTCGCTCGACCTCAAGTTCGCGGTCACCAACGAAGCCCTCGTAACCGACAACGTGCTTGGCACGATCTATGCCGATTCGGTTTTGCGGGGCGTGCCCGACGCCGTTACCCGCTATGGCGCGAACGCTCTGCCGTTCGATTCGGTCTCGGACAATTATTCCGATTCGACCGTGCAGAGGTTGGGGCAGACGCAGCGGTGGGTCGGCTTGAGCTACGAAGTCAATCCGACAGCCAAGCTGCACTACTCGTTCGCCACGTACTACAGCGACTACAGCTCGTTCGGGTATAGCTTCGATCCGCGTCTGGGCATCGTCTGGACGCCGACCAGCGATACGACGGTGCGGGGCTCGATCGGCAATACGTTCCAGTCGCCGCAGCTGCCGACGTTTATCATGCCCGGCCCGGACGAGGCGATTCCGGTTGTCGATGGAAAAGCCAGCGTCGGAAATCCGAACGCGACGGCCGAGCGCGCGACCTCGATGGACGTCGGCGTAGAGCATCTCTTCCATCCGGACGGGCGTCCTTTTCACGTATCGCTCGACGCCTACCGGACGAATCTGCACAACGGCGTCGCCGACTTCATCGGGCCTGGCGATTGCGCGGGATCGGTTACGCTCGCCGAAGCGACGTCGGAAAATTGCCTGACGTATCCCGTGAACGTGACGCACGAGGTTTACGAAGGGATCGAACTGCGAACGGACTACGCGCTCACCGCGAAGACCCAGTTGCACCTCGATTATGATATCGACAGCGCGTACATCGTCTCGTTCCCAACGCTGGCCGCCGACGACGTGGTTCCCTACGTCCAAGATCTGGGCGTTCCGCTGCACAAGATCAACCTGACGATCGAACATCAGCCGAACAGCGGGCTTTCGTACTACGCGGGCCTGCTCTATGAAGGTCAGTACAACGAGCTCAATTTGCCGCCGTACGCGACGCTGCGCGCCGGGATCACCTGGCATCTGCCGCACGGCTTGGACGTGGCGCTGACGGGCGAGAATCTCACCAACGCCTACGACTTCCTGACGACGCGAGAGAACGGGGGCGTGCCATACCCGCAGACCACCGGTCCGCTCCTGACGCCTGCCTATGCGCTCCCAGGTCGCCGCTTTCTAATAATCGTAACGCATAAGACGTAA
- a CDS encoding FAD-linked oxidase C-terminal domain-containing protein — protein sequence MIKVMTNGAETELRTVIRGEVRFDSGSRALYSTDASNYRQIPLGVILPKNAEDVEHALAIAHRHGMPVVSRGGGTSLAGEATNAAVVLDFSKYMNAVLEIDYENRFARVQPGCVLDDLRDLAERRNLTFGPDPATHDHNTLGGMIGNNSCGMHAQMAGKTDANIDELEIITYDGVRMRVGPTSEEELEAIIASGGRRGEIYAKMREIRDRYGDRIRERFPKIPRRVSGFALDQLLPENGFNVARALVGTEGTCVVVLEAKCRLVHSPPQRILCILGFDDIANAADWVPFCDEFGPIALEGMDESMFRHLQLKHKSTAAREDFSDGSAWLIVEFGADERAEAIAKAEKLCAAIGALDPKIAHRIVSDREKMKAVWDVREAGLGITAKVPDEADTYPGWEDSAVDPKRLGDYLRKLRKLFDRYGYHASLYGHFGQACVHCRINFDLFTKEGIEKYKRFVYEAAKLCVEHGGSLSGEHGDGQSRGELLPIMYGQELVQAFWEFKHAWDPADKMNPGKVLHPYHIDQNLRWGTNYEPWDPPTRFHFKEDRGSFAYAANRCVGAGACRKHEGGTMCPSYMATREEQHSTRGRARLLFEMMQGDPSGKKWRDRAVKEALDLCLACKGCKSECPVNVDMATYKAEFLSHYYAGRVRPRTAYAFGLMMLWARLAAVAPMAVNALASAPVVGPALKFAAGMDQRRRIPAFAPKTFRQWFKQRPVRNAGKSKVILWPDTWNNRFHPSTAMAAVEVLEDAGFQVTIPKSMLCCGRPLYDYGMLALAQSMLKRILDSLREEIRAGTPLVGLEPSCVSVFRDEMADLLGNDKDAERLAKQTFLFSEFLANYAPEYRLPKLDGKAIVHQHCHHKAILDPQAEAKLLDKTGLDCEVLDSGCCGMAGAFGFEQGHYDVSMAIGERVLLPKVRAASEQTIVVADGFSCREQIAQSTNRLALHPAQVLKLALDQRGVAATESFPERRYMR from the coding sequence ATGATCAAGGTTATGACAAACGGCGCCGAGACCGAACTGCGCACGGTGATTCGCGGCGAAGTGCGATTCGATAGCGGCTCTCGCGCGCTCTATTCTACCGATGCGTCCAATTATCGACAGATACCGCTCGGCGTCATTCTCCCGAAGAATGCGGAAGATGTCGAGCATGCCTTGGCGATAGCGCACCGGCACGGCATGCCGGTCGTGAGCCGCGGCGGCGGGACCAGCCTAGCGGGCGAGGCGACGAACGCCGCGGTGGTTCTCGATTTCAGCAAATACATGAACGCGGTGCTCGAGATCGACTACGAGAACCGGTTTGCGCGCGTGCAGCCCGGCTGCGTGCTCGACGACCTGCGCGATCTGGCCGAACGCCGGAACCTCACCTTCGGGCCCGATCCTGCCACGCACGATCACAACACGCTCGGTGGAATGATCGGCAACAATTCTTGCGGGATGCACGCGCAGATGGCCGGCAAGACGGATGCGAACATCGACGAGCTGGAGATCATCACCTACGACGGCGTGCGCATGCGGGTCGGCCCGACCTCCGAGGAGGAGTTGGAGGCGATCATCGCGTCCGGCGGGCGGCGCGGTGAGATCTACGCGAAGATGCGTGAGATCCGCGATCGTTACGGCGACCGGATTCGCGAACGCTTCCCGAAGATTCCGCGCCGCGTCTCCGGCTTTGCGCTCGACCAGCTGCTGCCCGAGAATGGATTCAACGTCGCGCGCGCGCTCGTCGGAACCGAGGGAACGTGCGTCGTCGTACTCGAGGCGAAATGCCGCTTGGTTCATAGTCCCCCGCAGCGCATTTTGTGCATCCTCGGTTTCGACGATATCGCGAACGCAGCCGACTGGGTACCCTTCTGTGACGAGTTCGGCCCGATCGCGCTCGAAGGCATGGACGAGAGCATGTTTCGGCACCTGCAGCTCAAGCATAAGTCGACGGCGGCGCGCGAAGACTTCTCGGACGGCTCGGCGTGGCTGATCGTCGAGTTCGGCGCCGACGAGCGCGCGGAGGCGATCGCCAAAGCAGAAAAACTGTGCGCTGCGATCGGCGCGCTCGATCCGAAAATCGCGCACCGTATCGTGAGCGATCGGGAGAAGATGAAAGCGGTCTGGGACGTGCGGGAAGCCGGCCTCGGGATCACGGCCAAAGTTCCCGACGAGGCCGACACCTATCCGGGCTGGGAAGACTCTGCCGTGGATCCGAAGCGCCTCGGCGATTACCTGCGTAAGCTGCGCAAGCTTTTCGACCGTTACGGATATCACGCGTCGCTCTACGGTCACTTCGGCCAGGCGTGCGTGCACTGCCGTATCAACTTCGATCTCTTCACCAAAGAGGGGATCGAAAAATACAAACGCTTCGTGTACGAGGCAGCAAAGCTGTGCGTCGAGCACGGAGGATCGCTTTCGGGCGAACACGGCGACGGGCAATCGCGCGGCGAGCTGTTGCCGATCATGTACGGTCAGGAGCTGGTACAGGCGTTTTGGGAATTCAAGCACGCCTGGGATCCGGCCGACAAGATGAATCCCGGCAAGGTCTTGCATCCCTATCATATCGATCAGAATCTGCGCTGGGGAACGAACTACGAACCGTGGGATCCGCCCACGCGCTTCCACTTCAAGGAAGATCGCGGCAGCTTTGCGTACGCCGCGAACCGCTGCGTGGGAGCGGGCGCGTGCCGCAAACACGAAGGCGGCACGATGTGCCCGAGCTACATGGCCACGCGTGAGGAGCAACACTCCACGCGCGGACGCGCCCGATTGCTTTTCGAAATGATGCAGGGCGATCCGTCGGGCAAGAAGTGGCGGGACCGTGCGGTCAAAGAGGCGCTGGATCTGTGTCTTGCGTGCAAGGGATGCAAGAGTGAATGCCCGGTCAACGTCGATATGGCGACGTACAAGGCCGAGTTTCTCTCGCACTACTACGCCGGCCGCGTCCGGCCGCGTACCGCGTACGCCTTTGGTCTGATGATGTTGTGGGCGCGCTTGGCGGCGGTCGCGCCAATGGCCGTCAACGCCTTGGCGAGTGCGCCCGTCGTGGGTCCGGCGCTCAAGTTTGCTGCCGGCATGGACCAGCGGCGGCGCATTCCCGCCTTCGCGCCCAAGACGTTCCGGCAATGGTTCAAGCAGCGGCCGGTGCGCAACGCCGGCAAGAGCAAGGTGATTCTTTGGCCGGATACCTGGAACAACCGCTTCCATCCCTCGACGGCGATGGCGGCGGTCGAGGTGCTCGAGGATGCCGGATTTCAGGTGACGATTCCCAAGTCCATGCTTTGCTGCGGACGCCCGCTCTACGACTACGGCATGCTGGCGCTCGCGCAGTCGATGCTGAAACGCATCCTCGACTCGCTGCGCGAAGAGATTCGTGCCGGGACACCGCTGGTGGGACTCGAGCCAAGTTGCGTGTCGGTCTTCCGCGACGAGATGGCGGACCTGCTCGGAAACGACAAGGATGCGGAACGTTTGGCCAAGCAGACGTTTCTCTTCTCGGAATTCCTGGCGAACTACGCGCCGGAGTACCGGCTGCCGAAACTCGACGGCAAAGCGATCGTGCATCAGCATTGCCACCACAAGGCGATTCTCGATCCACAGGCAGAGGCCAAATTGCTCGATAAGACCGGACTCGACTGCGAAGTGCTCGATTCGGGCTGCTGCGGTATGGCCGGCGCATTCGGATTCGAGCAGGGGCACTACGACGTCTCGATGGCGATCGGCGAACGCGTGCTTCTGCCGAAAGTCCGGGCAGCGTCCGAGCAGACGATCGTGGTTGCCGACGGGTTTAGCTGCCGCGAACAGATCGCGCAGAGTACGAATCGTCTGGCGCTGCATCCGGCGCAGGTGCTCAAACTCGCGCTCGATCAACGCGGCGTCGCGGCGACCGAATCCTTTCCCGAACGGAGGTACATGCGCTGA
- a CDS encoding sugar phosphate isomerase/epimerase, which translates to MIATSSYRLGVSEFTTNPWPFERDVERYAAHGLDAIEVCEFKLKQGQGFGKQLKSIEAAGLMVSSVQTTVHSLFPDSLAPTPADPRERLRAMFESVDRISRHVPQGTPFVVITGAAPEGNCEYVYEFAREALPRLADFAAESGMRVAFEPLNPILFHTDTALWGLDAALELVENIDHPALGICCDTWNIFETPDVASVIRACGKRIFLVQLSDWRRPRNNADRIVLGDGCIPTVKLLSALRAAGYDRPYVIEIFSAQTLPDSLWNGDMDAMLERNVVAFERFWQESEALV; encoded by the coding sequence ATGATCGCCACGAGTTCGTACCGGCTCGGCGTAAGCGAGTTCACCACCAACCCGTGGCCGTTCGAGCGCGACGTCGAGCGCTACGCGGCGCACGGCCTGGACGCGATCGAGGTCTGCGAGTTCAAATTGAAACAAGGGCAGGGCTTCGGAAAGCAATTGAAGAGCATCGAAGCCGCCGGGTTGATGGTGAGCTCGGTGCAAACCACGGTGCACTCGCTCTTCCCCGATTCGCTCGCGCCTACACCCGCCGATCCGCGAGAGCGATTGCGTGCGATGTTCGAGTCGGTCGACCGGATCTCGCGACACGTTCCGCAGGGAACGCCCTTCGTGGTGATCACGGGCGCGGCGCCCGAGGGAAATTGTGAGTACGTGTACGAGTTCGCACGGGAAGCGCTGCCGCGGCTCGCCGACTTCGCCGCGGAGTCCGGCATGCGCGTCGCGTTCGAACCGCTCAATCCGATCCTGTTCCATACCGACACGGCGTTGTGGGGTCTCGACGCCGCGCTCGAACTCGTGGAGAACATCGATCACCCCGCGCTCGGCATCTGCTGCGATACGTGGAACATCTTCGAGACGCCCGACGTTGCGTCGGTCATCCGCGCGTGCGGCAAGCGCATCTTTCTGGTTCAGCTCAGCGACTGGCGCAGGCCGCGCAACAATGCCGACCGGATCGTGCTCGGCGACGGCTGCATTCCGACGGTGAAGTTGCTCAGCGCGCTGCGCGCCGCCGGATACGACCGGCCTTACGTCATCGAAATCTTTTCGGCGCAAACGCTGCCGGACTCGCTGTGGAACGGGGACATGGACGCGATGCTGGAGCGCAACGTCGTCGCGTTCGAGCGCTTCTGGCAGGAGAGCGAGGCGCTGGTATGA
- a CDS encoding NAD(P)/FAD-dependent oxidoreductase, with protein MPRVVILGGGFAGLSAARELSQRRRAVRDLETVLVDRHNFMLFTPMLPEAATGAVETRHIMQPFRAQLRHVRFELGEAIAVDEQARSLTLTHPLTNQTSALEYDELIFALGSTPSTLGIEGVERCTLPLRTVDDALRLRNTVIGALEVAAQGNDLVERDRLLHFIVVGGGFTGVEAAGELSAFVRSLLRFYPALDPSLLGITLIQSEARLLPELPERFGKQAAHVLRERGIEIELGAEVEAVDSAGLTLKNGERHEARTIVWCAGAKPAPFVEHLGLRLSDRNAIETERDCSITAHPHLWAIGDCAAIPKRSGGVYAPLAQNATREGPLVARNVIARLRGRRTKPMRYERVGQMASLGDHWALVQLPGNRMLSGTAGWLLWRTYYLGRLKGAKSKTRVALDWALGLAFGPTLARLPLTEKPYAPSR; from the coding sequence ATGCCTCGCGTCGTAATTTTAGGCGGCGGCTTTGCCGGGCTCTCGGCGGCGCGCGAACTCTCGCAGCGGCGCAGAGCCGTGCGCGATCTGGAAACCGTGCTGGTCGATCGCCACAACTTCATGCTCTTCACGCCGATGCTGCCCGAAGCGGCCACCGGCGCGGTCGAGACGCGCCACATCATGCAGCCCTTCCGCGCCCAGCTGCGGCACGTGCGATTCGAACTCGGCGAAGCGATCGCCGTCGACGAGCAAGCGCGCTCGCTCACGCTCACCCACCCTCTCACCAACCAGACCAGCGCGCTCGAGTACGACGAGTTGATCTTTGCACTCGGCTCGACCCCCTCGACGTTGGGTATCGAGGGGGTCGAACGGTGCACGCTTCCGCTGCGGACGGTCGACGACGCACTGCGTTTGCGCAATACGGTCATCGGTGCACTGGAAGTTGCCGCCCAGGGCAACGATCTCGTCGAACGGGACCGGCTCCTCCACTTCATCGTGGTCGGCGGAGGATTCACCGGCGTCGAAGCCGCGGGCGAACTGTCCGCTTTCGTTCGTTCGTTGCTGCGGTTCTATCCCGCGCTCGACCCTTCGCTGCTCGGTATCACGCTGATCCAGTCGGAAGCGCGGCTATTGCCCGAGCTGCCCGAGCGATTCGGGAAGCAGGCGGCGCACGTGCTGCGCGAGCGCGGTATCGAGATCGAACTCGGCGCGGAGGTCGAGGCCGTCGATTCCGCCGGGCTCACCCTCAAAAATGGGGAGCGTCATGAGGCGCGCACGATCGTGTGGTGCGCCGGTGCCAAGCCCGCGCCGTTCGTCGAGCACCTGGGGCTGCGGCTCTCGGATCGCAACGCGATTGAAACCGAGCGCGACTGTTCGATTACGGCGCACCCGCATCTGTGGGCAATCGGCGATTGCGCTGCGATTCCCAAACGCAGCGGCGGCGTCTACGCGCCGCTCGCGCAGAACGCGACCCGCGAAGGACCGCTCGTTGCGCGCAACGTGATCGCGCGTCTGCGCGGAAGGCGCACGAAGCCGATGCGCTACGAGAGGGTCGGCCAGATGGCCTCGCTGGGCGACCATTGGGCGCTGGTGCAGCTCCCGGGCAATCGAATGCTCAGCGGAACCGCGGGCTGGTTGCTGTGGCGAACGTATTATCTCGGCCGTCTCAAGGGCGCGAAGAGTAAAACGCGCGTTGCGCTCGACTGGGCGCTCGGTCTCGCGTTCGGGCCCACGCTCGCGCGGTTGCCGCTGACGGAGAAGCCGTATGCGCCTTCACGATAA
- a CDS encoding cyclase family protein yields the protein MIPSRIIDLSQPVYTNCPQYPDKNPRPAQVHWMYIQGVAPVNKEIVEISTHTGTHCDAPFHFFAEGATIDRVPLEQYVGWASVIDLRGKAPGSAIEARDIEPHLARIAPGDVVLLNTGWGGKRANTGEFLTQYVYCGGEAAELIVRSGAKGAGIDAVSFGGYDDPAKAGPGHRAMLGAGRFIVEELFFPDEVMDGKRRLFVCAPVKLRDCSGAWTRAALWEFA from the coding sequence ATGATTCCGAGCCGGATCATCGACCTGAGCCAGCCGGTGTACACGAACTGTCCGCAGTATCCGGACAAGAACCCGCGCCCGGCGCAGGTGCACTGGATGTATATCCAGGGCGTTGCACCGGTGAACAAAGAGATCGTGGAAATAAGTACGCACACGGGCACCCATTGCGATGCGCCGTTCCATTTTTTTGCCGAGGGCGCCACGATCGATCGCGTGCCGCTTGAACAATACGTCGGCTGGGCGAGCGTGATCGACCTGCGCGGCAAAGCCCCGGGCTCGGCGATCGAGGCGCGCGACATCGAACCGCATCTCGCTCGCATTGCACCGGGCGACGTGGTGTTGCTCAATACGGGTTGGGGAGGCAAGCGCGCGAATACCGGCGAGTTTCTCACCCAATACGTGTATTGCGGCGGGGAAGCGGCGGAGCTGATCGTGCGCAGCGGCGCAAAGGGCGCGGGCATCGACGCGGTGAGCTTCGGCGGCTACGACGACCCTGCCAAAGCCGGTCCGGGGCATCGTGCCATGCTCGGCGCCGGCCGCTTCATCGTCGAGGAGCTGTTCTTTCCGGACGAGGTCATGGACGGAAAACGCAGACTCTTCGTCTGCGCTCCCGTCAAGCTGCGCGACTGCAGCGGTGCGTGGACTCGCGCCGCGTTGTGGGAGTTCGCGTAG